In a single window of the Vitis vinifera cultivar Pinot Noir 40024 chromosome 6, ASM3070453v1 genome:
- the LOC100258698 gene encoding E3 SUMO-protein ligase SIZ1 isoform X2, whose protein sequence is MDLVTSCKDKLAYFRIKELKDVLTQLGLSKQGKKQDLVDRILAILSDEQVSRMWAKKNAVGKEEVAKLVEDTYRKMQVSGATDLASKGQVLSDSSNVKFKEELEDSYNDMKIRCPCGSALPNETMLKCDDLKCQVWQHIGCVIIPEKTMEGIPPTPDPFYCEICRLSRADPFWVTVAHPLLPVKLTTTSIPTDGTNPVQSVEKTFHLTRADRDMVSKHEYDVQAWCILLNDKVSFRMQWPQYADLQVNGMAVRAINRPGSQLLGANGRDDGPVITPCTKDGINKISLTGCDARIFCLGVRIVKRRTVQQILSLIPKESDGERFEDALARVRRCIGGGGATDNADSDSDLEVVADFFTVNLRCPMSGSRMKVAGRFKPCAHMGCFDLEIFVEMNQRSRKWQCPICLKNYSLENVIIDPYFNRITSSMQSCGEDVTEIQVKPDGCWRVKPENERGILAQWHNADGTLCPLAEGEFKPKMDVLKQIKQEGISECHSSLKLQIKNRNGVWEVSKPDEMNTLTCNRLQEKFEDPGQQVIPMSSSATGSGRDGEDPSVNQDGGGNYDFSTNPGIELDSISLNIDNNAYAFPERNTPAPMGDTELIVLSDSEEENDTLMSSGTLYNNSRADAGGINFSIPTGIPDSYAEDPTAGPGGSSCLGLFSTADDDFGMSGSLWPLPPGTQPGPGFQFFGTDTDVSDALADLQHNPINCPTSMNGYTLGPEVVMGSAALVPDPSIGRTDTDMNDGLVDNPLAFGGDDPSLQIFLPTRPSDASVPTDLRNQADVSNGSRPDDWISLRLGGSSGGHAESPAANGLNTRQQLPSKDGDMDSLADTDLTRQVAGNDQIALFRSLASDAL, encoded by the exons ATGGATTTAGTGACTTCATGCAAG GACAAATTGGCATATTTTCGAATAAAGGAGCTCAAGGACGTACTGACTCAACTTGGTCTTTCAAAGCAGGGAAAGAAGCAG GATCTCGTTGATCGGATATTAGCCATTCTCTCTGATGAACAAG TTTCCAGGATGTGGGCAAAGAAGAATGCTGTTGGGAAGGAAGAAGTAGCAAAACTAGTTGAGGATACTTACAG AAAAATGCAGGTATCTGGAGCCACTGACTTAGCATCAAAGGGACAGGTTCTCTCAGATAGCAGTAATGTCAAATTCAAAGAAGAACTTGAGGATTCATATAATGATATGAAGATTCGTTGTCCATGTGGAAGCGCACTGCCAAATGAGACAATGCTTAAg TGCGACGATCTAAAATGCCAGGTGTGGCAGCATATAGGTTGTGTTATAATTCCAGAGAAAACTATGGAGGGTATTCCACCAACTCCCGACCCATTCTACTGTGAAATTTGTCGACTAAGTCGAGCTGACCC TTTTTGGGTTACTGTGGCACATCCTTTACTTCCTGTGAAGTTGACAACAACTAGTATTCCAACTGATGG TACAAACCCAGTGCAGAGTGTTGAGAAAACATTTCATCTCACAAGGGCTGACAGAGACATGGTATCAAAACATGAGTATGATGTTCAG gctTGGTGTATTCTCCTTAATGACAAGGTTTCATTTAGGATGCAGTGGCCACAATATGCAGACCTACAAGTCAATG GTATGGCAGTTCGTGCTATCAATAGACCTGGCTCACAGTTGCTAGGTGCTAATGGGCGTGATGACGGACCTGTT ATCACACCATGTACCAAAGATGGAATTAATAAGATTTCCTTAACGGGATGCGATGCTCGTATTTTCTGTTTAGGGGTTAGAATTGTAAAGCGGCGAACTGTTCAACAG ATTTTAAGCTTGATTCCTAAAGAATCAGATGGTGAGCGTTTTGAAGATGCGCTGGCTCGTGTTCGTCGTTGCATTGGTGGTGGAGGTGCAACTGATAATGCTGATAGTGACAGTGACCTGGAAGTGGTTGCAGATTTCTTTACTGTCAATCTACGATGTCCT ATGAGTGGTTCAAGAATGAAGGTTGCTGGAAGATTCAAACCTTGTGCTCACATGGGCTGTTTTGATCTTGAAATTTTTGTGGAAATGAACCAACGTTCTAGGAAG TGGCAATGTCCCATTTGTCTCAAGAACTATTCTCTAGAGAATGTTATCATTGATCCATATTTCAATCGCATCACATCCTCG ATGCAGTCTTGTGGAGAAGATGTAACTGAGATACAAGTGAAGCCTGATGGTTGTTGGCGTGTAAAGCCTGAGAATGAACGTGGGATTCTAGCACAGTGGCACAATGCTGATGGTACTCTCTGTCCCCTTGCTGAGGGAGAATTTAAACCAAAAATGGATGTGTTGAAGCAAATCAAACAGGAAGGAATTTCAGAATGTCATTCCAGTTTGAAACTCCAAATTAAGAATCGCAATGGGGTTTGGGAAGTTAGCAAACCTGATGAAATGAATACCCTCACTTGTAATAGACTACAAGAAAAGTTTGAAGACCCTGGTCAGCAAGTTATCCCAATGAGCAGCAGTGCCACTGGAAGTGGTAGGGATGGTGAGGATCCGAGTGTAAATCAGGATGGTGGTGGGAATTATGATTTTTCCACCAACCCCGGGATTGAGCTTGATTCCATTTCTCTAAACATAGACAACAATGCCTATGCATTTCCAGAGCGAAATACTCCTGCACCAATGGGGGATACAGAGCTTATTGTTCTCAGTGATTCAGAAGAAGAGAATGACACTTTGATGTCTTCTGGAACCCTTTACAACAACAGTAGAGCTGATGCTGGTGGGATTAATTTCTCGATTCCTACTGGTATTCCGGATTCATATGCAGAAGATCCCACTGCTGGGCCTGGTGGGAGTTCATGCTTGGGTCTTTTTAGTACTGCCGATGATGATTTTGGGATGTCTGGATCCCTCTGGCCATTACCTCCTGGTACTCAACCAGGCCCTGGTTTCCAATTTTTTGGTACAGATACAGATGTCTCAGATGCTTTAGCTGATTTGCAGCATAATCCCATCAACTGTCCCACATCAATGAATGGCTACACATTGGGTCCGGAGGTTGTCATGGGATCTGCTGCTCTAGTTCCTGATCCTTCCATTGGTCGTACTGATACCGACATGAATGATGGCTTGGTTGATAATCCGTTGGCCTTTGGTGGGGATGACCCAtctcttcaaatatttcttCCTACAAGGCCCTCCGATGCATCAGTGCCTACCGATTTGAGAAATCAAGCTGATGTGTCAAATGGTAGCCGACCTGATGATTGGATTTCTCTGAGGCTTGGGGGTAGCAGTGGGGGTCATGCTGAATCTCCAGCTGCAAATGGATTGAATACCAGACAGCAATTACCATCCAAAGATGGTGACATGGATTCTTTGGCTGACACTG ATCTGACAAGACAAGTAGCAGGCAACGATCAGATAGCCCTTTTTCGTTCCCTCGCCAGCGACGCTCTGTGA
- the LOC100258698 gene encoding E3 SUMO-protein ligase SIZ1 isoform X1, giving the protein MDLVTSCKDKLAYFRIKELKDVLTQLGLSKQGKKQDLVDRILAILSDEQVSRMWAKKNAVGKEEVAKLVEDTYRKMQVSGATDLASKGQVLSDSSNVKFKEELEDSYNDMKIRCPCGSALPNETMLKCDDLKCQVWQHIGCVIIPEKTMEGIPPTPDPFYCEICRLSRADPFWVTVAHPLLPVKLTTTSIPTDGTNPVQSVEKTFHLTRADRDMVSKHEYDVQAWCILLNDKVSFRMQWPQYADLQVNGMAVRAINRPGSQLLGANGRDDGPVITPCTKDGINKISLTGCDARIFCLGVRIVKRRTVQQILSLIPKESDGERFEDALARVRRCIGGGGATDNADSDSDLEVVADFFTVNLRCPMSGSRMKVAGRFKPCAHMGCFDLEIFVEMNQRSRKWQCPICLKNYSLENVIIDPYFNRITSSMQSCGEDVTEIQVKPDGCWRVKPENERGILAQWHNADGTLCPLAEGEFKPKMDVLKQIKQEGISECHSSLKLQIKNRNGVWEVSKPDEMNTLTCNRLQEKFEDPGQQVIPMSSSATGSGRDGEDPSVNQDGGGNYDFSTNPGIELDSISLNIDNNAYAFPERNTPAPMGDTELIVLSDSEEENDTLMSSGTLYNNSRADAGGINFSIPTGIPDSYAEDPTAGPGGSSCLGLFSTADDDFGMSGSLWPLPPGTQPGPGFQFFGTDTDVSDALADLQHNPINCPTSMNGYTLGPEVVMGSAALVPDPSIGRTDTDMNDGLVDNPLAFGGDDPSLQIFLPTRPSDASVPTDLRNQADVSNGSRPDDWISLRLGGSSGGHAESPAANGLNTRQQLPSKDGDMDSLADTASLLLGMNDGRSDKTSSRQRSDSPFSFPRQRRSVRPRLYLSIDSDSE; this is encoded by the exons ATGGATTTAGTGACTTCATGCAAG GACAAATTGGCATATTTTCGAATAAAGGAGCTCAAGGACGTACTGACTCAACTTGGTCTTTCAAAGCAGGGAAAGAAGCAG GATCTCGTTGATCGGATATTAGCCATTCTCTCTGATGAACAAG TTTCCAGGATGTGGGCAAAGAAGAATGCTGTTGGGAAGGAAGAAGTAGCAAAACTAGTTGAGGATACTTACAG AAAAATGCAGGTATCTGGAGCCACTGACTTAGCATCAAAGGGACAGGTTCTCTCAGATAGCAGTAATGTCAAATTCAAAGAAGAACTTGAGGATTCATATAATGATATGAAGATTCGTTGTCCATGTGGAAGCGCACTGCCAAATGAGACAATGCTTAAg TGCGACGATCTAAAATGCCAGGTGTGGCAGCATATAGGTTGTGTTATAATTCCAGAGAAAACTATGGAGGGTATTCCACCAACTCCCGACCCATTCTACTGTGAAATTTGTCGACTAAGTCGAGCTGACCC TTTTTGGGTTACTGTGGCACATCCTTTACTTCCTGTGAAGTTGACAACAACTAGTATTCCAACTGATGG TACAAACCCAGTGCAGAGTGTTGAGAAAACATTTCATCTCACAAGGGCTGACAGAGACATGGTATCAAAACATGAGTATGATGTTCAG gctTGGTGTATTCTCCTTAATGACAAGGTTTCATTTAGGATGCAGTGGCCACAATATGCAGACCTACAAGTCAATG GTATGGCAGTTCGTGCTATCAATAGACCTGGCTCACAGTTGCTAGGTGCTAATGGGCGTGATGACGGACCTGTT ATCACACCATGTACCAAAGATGGAATTAATAAGATTTCCTTAACGGGATGCGATGCTCGTATTTTCTGTTTAGGGGTTAGAATTGTAAAGCGGCGAACTGTTCAACAG ATTTTAAGCTTGATTCCTAAAGAATCAGATGGTGAGCGTTTTGAAGATGCGCTGGCTCGTGTTCGTCGTTGCATTGGTGGTGGAGGTGCAACTGATAATGCTGATAGTGACAGTGACCTGGAAGTGGTTGCAGATTTCTTTACTGTCAATCTACGATGTCCT ATGAGTGGTTCAAGAATGAAGGTTGCTGGAAGATTCAAACCTTGTGCTCACATGGGCTGTTTTGATCTTGAAATTTTTGTGGAAATGAACCAACGTTCTAGGAAG TGGCAATGTCCCATTTGTCTCAAGAACTATTCTCTAGAGAATGTTATCATTGATCCATATTTCAATCGCATCACATCCTCG ATGCAGTCTTGTGGAGAAGATGTAACTGAGATACAAGTGAAGCCTGATGGTTGTTGGCGTGTAAAGCCTGAGAATGAACGTGGGATTCTAGCACAGTGGCACAATGCTGATGGTACTCTCTGTCCCCTTGCTGAGGGAGAATTTAAACCAAAAATGGATGTGTTGAAGCAAATCAAACAGGAAGGAATTTCAGAATGTCATTCCAGTTTGAAACTCCAAATTAAGAATCGCAATGGGGTTTGGGAAGTTAGCAAACCTGATGAAATGAATACCCTCACTTGTAATAGACTACAAGAAAAGTTTGAAGACCCTGGTCAGCAAGTTATCCCAATGAGCAGCAGTGCCACTGGAAGTGGTAGGGATGGTGAGGATCCGAGTGTAAATCAGGATGGTGGTGGGAATTATGATTTTTCCACCAACCCCGGGATTGAGCTTGATTCCATTTCTCTAAACATAGACAACAATGCCTATGCATTTCCAGAGCGAAATACTCCTGCACCAATGGGGGATACAGAGCTTATTGTTCTCAGTGATTCAGAAGAAGAGAATGACACTTTGATGTCTTCTGGAACCCTTTACAACAACAGTAGAGCTGATGCTGGTGGGATTAATTTCTCGATTCCTACTGGTATTCCGGATTCATATGCAGAAGATCCCACTGCTGGGCCTGGTGGGAGTTCATGCTTGGGTCTTTTTAGTACTGCCGATGATGATTTTGGGATGTCTGGATCCCTCTGGCCATTACCTCCTGGTACTCAACCAGGCCCTGGTTTCCAATTTTTTGGTACAGATACAGATGTCTCAGATGCTTTAGCTGATTTGCAGCATAATCCCATCAACTGTCCCACATCAATGAATGGCTACACATTGGGTCCGGAGGTTGTCATGGGATCTGCTGCTCTAGTTCCTGATCCTTCCATTGGTCGTACTGATACCGACATGAATGATGGCTTGGTTGATAATCCGTTGGCCTTTGGTGGGGATGACCCAtctcttcaaatatttcttCCTACAAGGCCCTCCGATGCATCAGTGCCTACCGATTTGAGAAATCAAGCTGATGTGTCAAATGGTAGCCGACCTGATGATTGGATTTCTCTGAGGCTTGGGGGTAGCAGTGGGGGTCATGCTGAATCTCCAGCTGCAAATGGATTGAATACCAGACAGCAATTACCATCCAAAGATGGTGACATGGATTCTTTGGCTGACACTG CTTCTTTGCTTCTTGGTATGAATGATGGTAGATCTGACAAGACAAGTAGCAGGCAACGATCAGATAGCCCTTTTTCGTTCCCTCGCCAGCGACGCTCTGTGAGGCCAAGGCTGTATCTTTCGATTGACTCAGATTCTGAGTAG
- the LOC100258698 gene encoding E3 SUMO-protein ligase SIZ1 isoform X3, with amino-acid sequence MDLVTSCKDKLAYFRIKELKDVLTQLGLSKQGKKQDLVDRILAILSDEQVSRMWAKKNAVGKEEVAKLVEDTYRKMQVSGATDLASKGQVLSDSSNVKFKEELEDSYNDMKIRCPCGSALPNETMLKCDDLKCQVWQHIGCVIIPEKTMEGIPPTPDPFYCEICRLSRADPFWVTVAHPLLPVKLTTTSIPTDGTNPVQSVEKTFHLTRADRDMVSKHEYDVQAWCILLNDKVSFRMQWPQYADLQVNGMAVRAINRPGSQLLGANGRDDGPVILSLIPKESDGERFEDALARVRRCIGGGGATDNADSDSDLEVVADFFTVNLRCPMSGSRMKVAGRFKPCAHMGCFDLEIFVEMNQRSRKWQCPICLKNYSLENVIIDPYFNRITSSMQSCGEDVTEIQVKPDGCWRVKPENERGILAQWHNADGTLCPLAEGEFKPKMDVLKQIKQEGISECHSSLKLQIKNRNGVWEVSKPDEMNTLTCNRLQEKFEDPGQQVIPMSSSATGSGRDGEDPSVNQDGGGNYDFSTNPGIELDSISLNIDNNAYAFPERNTPAPMGDTELIVLSDSEEENDTLMSSGTLYNNSRADAGGINFSIPTGIPDSYAEDPTAGPGGSSCLGLFSTADDDFGMSGSLWPLPPGTQPGPGFQFFGTDTDVSDALADLQHNPINCPTSMNGYTLGPEVVMGSAALVPDPSIGRTDTDMNDGLVDNPLAFGGDDPSLQIFLPTRPSDASVPTDLRNQADVSNGSRPDDWISLRLGGSSGGHAESPAANGLNTRQQLPSKDGDMDSLADTASLLLGMNDGRSDKTSSRQRSDSPFSFPRQRRSVRPRLYLSIDSDSE; translated from the exons ATGGATTTAGTGACTTCATGCAAG GACAAATTGGCATATTTTCGAATAAAGGAGCTCAAGGACGTACTGACTCAACTTGGTCTTTCAAAGCAGGGAAAGAAGCAG GATCTCGTTGATCGGATATTAGCCATTCTCTCTGATGAACAAG TTTCCAGGATGTGGGCAAAGAAGAATGCTGTTGGGAAGGAAGAAGTAGCAAAACTAGTTGAGGATACTTACAG AAAAATGCAGGTATCTGGAGCCACTGACTTAGCATCAAAGGGACAGGTTCTCTCAGATAGCAGTAATGTCAAATTCAAAGAAGAACTTGAGGATTCATATAATGATATGAAGATTCGTTGTCCATGTGGAAGCGCACTGCCAAATGAGACAATGCTTAAg TGCGACGATCTAAAATGCCAGGTGTGGCAGCATATAGGTTGTGTTATAATTCCAGAGAAAACTATGGAGGGTATTCCACCAACTCCCGACCCATTCTACTGTGAAATTTGTCGACTAAGTCGAGCTGACCC TTTTTGGGTTACTGTGGCACATCCTTTACTTCCTGTGAAGTTGACAACAACTAGTATTCCAACTGATGG TACAAACCCAGTGCAGAGTGTTGAGAAAACATTTCATCTCACAAGGGCTGACAGAGACATGGTATCAAAACATGAGTATGATGTTCAG gctTGGTGTATTCTCCTTAATGACAAGGTTTCATTTAGGATGCAGTGGCCACAATATGCAGACCTACAAGTCAATG GTATGGCAGTTCGTGCTATCAATAGACCTGGCTCACAGTTGCTAGGTGCTAATGGGCGTGATGACGGACCTGTT ATTTTAAGCTTGATTCCTAAAGAATCAGATGGTGAGCGTTTTGAAGATGCGCTGGCTCGTGTTCGTCGTTGCATTGGTGGTGGAGGTGCAACTGATAATGCTGATAGTGACAGTGACCTGGAAGTGGTTGCAGATTTCTTTACTGTCAATCTACGATGTCCT ATGAGTGGTTCAAGAATGAAGGTTGCTGGAAGATTCAAACCTTGTGCTCACATGGGCTGTTTTGATCTTGAAATTTTTGTGGAAATGAACCAACGTTCTAGGAAG TGGCAATGTCCCATTTGTCTCAAGAACTATTCTCTAGAGAATGTTATCATTGATCCATATTTCAATCGCATCACATCCTCG ATGCAGTCTTGTGGAGAAGATGTAACTGAGATACAAGTGAAGCCTGATGGTTGTTGGCGTGTAAAGCCTGAGAATGAACGTGGGATTCTAGCACAGTGGCACAATGCTGATGGTACTCTCTGTCCCCTTGCTGAGGGAGAATTTAAACCAAAAATGGATGTGTTGAAGCAAATCAAACAGGAAGGAATTTCAGAATGTCATTCCAGTTTGAAACTCCAAATTAAGAATCGCAATGGGGTTTGGGAAGTTAGCAAACCTGATGAAATGAATACCCTCACTTGTAATAGACTACAAGAAAAGTTTGAAGACCCTGGTCAGCAAGTTATCCCAATGAGCAGCAGTGCCACTGGAAGTGGTAGGGATGGTGAGGATCCGAGTGTAAATCAGGATGGTGGTGGGAATTATGATTTTTCCACCAACCCCGGGATTGAGCTTGATTCCATTTCTCTAAACATAGACAACAATGCCTATGCATTTCCAGAGCGAAATACTCCTGCACCAATGGGGGATACAGAGCTTATTGTTCTCAGTGATTCAGAAGAAGAGAATGACACTTTGATGTCTTCTGGAACCCTTTACAACAACAGTAGAGCTGATGCTGGTGGGATTAATTTCTCGATTCCTACTGGTATTCCGGATTCATATGCAGAAGATCCCACTGCTGGGCCTGGTGGGAGTTCATGCTTGGGTCTTTTTAGTACTGCCGATGATGATTTTGGGATGTCTGGATCCCTCTGGCCATTACCTCCTGGTACTCAACCAGGCCCTGGTTTCCAATTTTTTGGTACAGATACAGATGTCTCAGATGCTTTAGCTGATTTGCAGCATAATCCCATCAACTGTCCCACATCAATGAATGGCTACACATTGGGTCCGGAGGTTGTCATGGGATCTGCTGCTCTAGTTCCTGATCCTTCCATTGGTCGTACTGATACCGACATGAATGATGGCTTGGTTGATAATCCGTTGGCCTTTGGTGGGGATGACCCAtctcttcaaatatttcttCCTACAAGGCCCTCCGATGCATCAGTGCCTACCGATTTGAGAAATCAAGCTGATGTGTCAAATGGTAGCCGACCTGATGATTGGATTTCTCTGAGGCTTGGGGGTAGCAGTGGGGGTCATGCTGAATCTCCAGCTGCAAATGGATTGAATACCAGACAGCAATTACCATCCAAAGATGGTGACATGGATTCTTTGGCTGACACTG CTTCTTTGCTTCTTGGTATGAATGATGGTAGATCTGACAAGACAAGTAGCAGGCAACGATCAGATAGCCCTTTTTCGTTCCCTCGCCAGCGACGCTCTGTGAGGCCAAGGCTGTATCTTTCGATTGACTCAGATTCTGAGTAG